A single Inediibacterium massiliense DNA region contains:
- the hypF gene encoding carbamoyltransferase HypF, which yields MEHRDKPNKKRYFLKIQGVVQGVGYRPYVYNQAIIFNIKGWVSNQGSALVVDLEGERNNVKEFLKRIIKEPPKLAHIEKIKITPTKLTGYKEFNIVKSSSGENETQFVAGDVSICSECLSDILDPSNPRYQYAFTNCTSCGPRYSIIKRLPYDRINTTMKSFKMCPICEKEYNDPNHRRFHAQPNCCPECGPSLQLLNSKGEDLLSEHQIKDTIHFIKQGKIVAIKGLGGFHLACQAENEEGIEVLRRRKNRPHKPFAIMVKDIETAKELAYISKEEEQVLLSNKSPIVILNKKESSILPDIIAPNTKKIGIMLPYTPLHYLLFKDGISFMVMTSGNVSGGPIQYENDEAVDYLRNIADYFLVHNREIHIPVEDSVAVVIDNKEVVIRRARGYTPYAIDMKVNNEIIAFGAEQKNTFCLSKNGYGYLSQYLGDLKDFDAYSTYKKAIDNLTELLDSTPNMLAFDLQSRYPCLQDPKYQFKRKVIVQHHHAHMVSCMVEYNLFDAVIGVVFDGTGLGTDETIWGGEFLVGTRKSFDRVGHLKYVTIQGGDQAIKEPWRVALSYLHSMNYDANKVLKGINQEEIYMVTQALDKNINCFKTSSMGRFFDCVSSILNLCHRITYDAQGAIELENIVNPSIEEDYEYCIIHKDHVYQIDYDSIILGVLRDLKEEIPTSVISAKFHNTIGNATVDLVCKISKRYDIKQVVLSGGVFQNNYLLLYVSKKLKERDLVVYYNQQIPINDSGISVGQLAIADVIGGKG from the coding sequence TTGGAGCATAGGGATAAACCTAATAAAAAAAGATATTTTCTTAAAATTCAGGGAGTTGTCCAAGGGGTAGGATATAGACCTTATGTATATAATCAAGCAATTATTTTTAATATTAAGGGATGGGTAAGTAATCAGGGAAGTGCTTTAGTGGTGGATTTGGAGGGAGAAAGAAATAACGTCAAAGAGTTTTTGAAAAGAATAATAAAAGAACCTCCTAAACTTGCTCATATAGAAAAGATTAAAATAACACCTACAAAACTTACAGGATATAAAGAGTTTAATATTGTAAAAAGCTCATCAGGTGAAAATGAGACTCAATTTGTTGCAGGGGATGTTTCTATATGTTCAGAGTGTCTTAGTGATATTCTTGATCCTTCAAATCCAAGATATCAGTATGCTTTTACAAACTGTACATCCTGTGGTCCACGTTATTCTATTATTAAAAGGTTACCCTACGATAGAATAAATACTACTATGAAGTCTTTTAAAATGTGTCCTATATGTGAAAAAGAATATAATGATCCAAATCATAGAAGATTCCATGCTCAACCTAATTGTTGCCCTGAGTGTGGACCTTCTTTACAATTATTAAATTCAAAAGGAGAAGATTTATTAAGTGAGCATCAAATTAAAGATACGATTCATTTTATTAAGCAGGGAAAAATAGTTGCTATCAAAGGATTGGGAGGGTTTCATCTAGCATGTCAAGCAGAAAATGAAGAAGGGATAGAGGTCTTGAGAAGGAGAAAAAATAGACCCCATAAACCTTTTGCTATTATGGTAAAAGATATAGAGACTGCCAAAGAACTAGCTTATATTAGTAAAGAAGAGGAGCAGGTATTATTAAGTAATAAAAGTCCTATTGTAATTTTAAATAAAAAAGAATCTAGCATATTACCAGATATAATTGCTCCTAATACAAAAAAAATAGGTATTATGCTTCCATACACACCCTTACATTATTTGTTATTTAAGGATGGTATTTCCTTTATGGTAATGACTAGTGGGAATGTGAGTGGAGGACCCATTCAGTATGAGAATGATGAAGCTGTAGATTATTTAAGAAATATTGCTGACTATTTTTTAGTACATAATCGTGAAATTCATATACCTGTTGAAGATTCAGTAGCAGTGGTTATAGATAATAAGGAAGTTGTTATAAGAAGAGCTAGGGGATATACTCCTTATGCTATTGATATGAAGGTAAATAATGAAATAATAGCTTTTGGTGCAGAACAGAAAAATACCTTTTGTTTGTCTAAAAATGGCTATGGTTATCTGAGTCAGTATTTAGGTGACCTAAAGGATTTTGATGCTTACAGTACATATAAAAAAGCAATAGATAATCTGACGGAACTATTAGATTCTACACCAAATATGTTAGCCTTTGATTTACAGTCACGGTATCCGTGTTTACAAGACCCTAAGTATCAATTCAAGAGAAAAGTTATTGTACAACACCATCATGCCCATATGGTAAGTTGTATGGTAGAGTATAATCTCTTTGATGCTGTAATTGGAGTGGTTTTTGATGGAACGGGTTTAGGTACAGATGAAACCATATGGGGTGGAGAATTTTTAGTTGGCACACGGAAAAGCTTTGATAGGGTAGGACATCTTAAATATGTAACAATCCAAGGGGGAGATCAAGCAATCAAAGAACCATGGAGAGTTGCTCTAAGCTATTTACATTCAATGAATTATGATGCAAATAAAGTATTAAAAGGGATCAATCAAGAAGAAATATATATGGTAACACAGGCTTTAGATAAAAATATAAATTGTTTTAAAACATCTAGTATGGGACGATTTTTTGATTGTGTGTCATCTATACTTAACTTATGTCATAGAATTACTTATGATGCACAGGGAGCTATTGAATTAGAAAATATAGTAAACCCTTCTATAGAAGAAGATTATGAGTATTGCATTATCCATAAAGATCATGTATATCAAATTGATTATGACAGTATTATACTGGGTGTTTTAAGAGATCTAAAAGAGGAAATCCCCACTTCTGTTATTTCAGCTAAATTTCATAACACAATTGGTAATGCAACGGTAGATTTAGTTTGTAAAATAAGTAAAAGGTATGACATAAAACAAGTTGTTTTAAGTGGAGGAGTTTTTCAGAATAACTATTTATTATTATATGTATCAAAAAAATTAAAAGAAAGGGATTTAGTTGTTTATTATAATCAGCAGATTCCTATTAATGATAGTGGTATTTCAGTAGGACAATTAGCTATAGCAGATGTAATAGGAGGGAAGGGGTAG
- a CDS encoding HypC/HybG/HupF family hydrogenase formation chaperone: MCIAVPGQIIDISNTQATVNIMDVETTVNIQLIHKPKVGDYVLVHAGCAIEKVDQAYFNDLSNIFKCILEKDERKYG; encoded by the coding sequence ATGTGTATAGCAGTTCCTGGCCAAATTATTGATATATCTAATACACAGGCTACAGTAAATATAATGGATGTAGAAACAACAGTGAATATACAATTGATTCATAAGCCAAAGGTTGGAGATTATGTATTAGTTCATGCAGGCTGTGCTATTGAGAAGGTGGATCAAGCATACTTTAATGATTTATCTAATATTTTTAAATGTATTTTGGAGAAGGATGAAAGAAAATATGGATAA
- the hypD gene encoding hydrogenase formation protein HypD, producing MDKKLIKYLVNEINKMAQKEIKIMEVCGTHTQMISKLGIRSLLSPRIKLLSGPGCPVCVTDEKYIDTAIEMLNNYDVTIATFGDLLRVKGTKNCLLDEKSKGKNVMIIHSPLDLIEMAKDHKEKEIIFLGVGFETTAPIIALAIKTAFEKSIDNLFFLTSIKLMPPILHHILKQPKSQIQGLICPGHVASIKGASYFKFIVDDYNVPATVCGFEALDILGCIYYLVKQISNNEKRHFENLYKRCVKHQGNPVANGLLEEVFQVSHGQWRGIGEVENSFLTIQKKYEDLDAEKNFIVKIKSQKHITKCVCSDILLGNKTPRECELFHRGCNPLTPHGPCMVSTEGACAIAYRYREEV from the coding sequence ATGGATAAAAAATTAATAAAATATTTAGTGAATGAGATTAATAAAATGGCTCAGAAAGAAATTAAAATTATGGAGGTATGTGGGACCCATACACAAATGATATCTAAGCTAGGGATTAGGTCATTATTGTCTCCTAGAATAAAACTACTGTCAGGTCCGGGGTGTCCAGTATGTGTAACGGATGAGAAATATATTGATACAGCAATTGAAATGTTAAATAATTATGATGTTACTATTGCGACTTTTGGAGATTTATTAAGAGTCAAAGGAACGAAAAATTGTTTACTAGATGAGAAAAGTAAGGGAAAGAATGTGATGATCATTCACTCTCCTTTAGATTTAATAGAAATGGCAAAAGACCATAAAGAGAAAGAAATTATATTTCTTGGGGTAGGATTTGAGACTACTGCACCAATTATTGCATTAGCTATTAAAACTGCTTTTGAGAAAAGTATTGATAATTTATTCTTTCTTACATCCATAAAGTTAATGCCACCAATTTTGCATCACATATTAAAACAACCAAAAAGTCAAATTCAAGGATTGATTTGTCCAGGACATGTAGCTTCTATAAAAGGTGCTAGCTACTTTAAGTTTATAGTAGATGATTACAATGTTCCAGCTACTGTATGTGGATTTGAAGCTCTTGATATTTTAGGATGCATTTATTATTTAGTCAAACAGATTAGCAATAATGAAAAGAGACACTTTGAAAATTTGTATAAAAGATGTGTAAAACATCAAGGAAATCCTGTTGCAAATGGATTGTTAGAAGAAGTATTTCAAGTTTCCCATGGACAGTGGAGGGGAATTGGAGAGGTTGAGAACTCTTTTTTAACAATTCAGAAAAAGTATGAGGATCTTGATGCTGAAAAAAACTTTATAGTAAAAATTAAAAGCCAAAAACACATCACCAAATGTGTATGTAGTGACATTTTATTAGGAAATAAGACACCGAGAGAATGTGAACTTTTTCATAGAGGATGTAATCCCCTAACTCCTCATGGGCCTTGTATGGTATCTACAGAAGGAGCTTGTGCTATTGCTTACCGATATAGGGAGGAAGTGTAG
- the hypE gene encoding hydrogenase expression/formation protein HypE, with the protein MGNNIKLVHGDGGKDTSILIKEIFYKHFSNNLLINSLDASVFEVSQCKLAFTTDSFIVNPLFFSGGDIGKLAVCGTINDLVVSGARPLYLSCGFIIEEGFSIDLLENIVGSMGKMCKETGVKIVTGDTKVVEKGAVDGLFINTSGIGVLNREYEQKPIKEGDRVIVTGGIGEHGTTIAIQRYEIKVKGDLKSDCMPLNKVIEKLSKYANKIKLMKDPTRGGLATSLNEVAEFAGMGIRLLEEQIPIKKEVVSVNQLIGLDPLYLACEGRMILVVDQNESKNILKEIRQCEGCKDAAIIGSFVNSGIQSIVFMETLIGGKRIIGPLEGVMLPRIC; encoded by the coding sequence GTGGGTAATAATATTAAATTAGTACATGGCGATGGTGGTAAGGATACAAGTATATTAATTAAGGAAATTTTTTATAAGCATTTTAGTAATAACTTATTAATCAATTCACTAGATGCTTCTGTATTTGAAGTGAGTCAATGTAAACTGGCTTTTACAACAGATTCATTTATAGTAAATCCTCTATTTTTTTCAGGAGGAGACATTGGTAAATTAGCTGTGTGTGGAACTATAAATGATTTAGTTGTATCTGGAGCTAGGCCACTTTATCTTAGTTGTGGATTTATTATTGAAGAGGGATTTAGTATAGATTTACTTGAGAATATTGTTGGATCAATGGGTAAAATGTGTAAAGAAACTGGAGTTAAAATTGTTACCGGAGATACAAAGGTAGTAGAAAAGGGAGCAGTAGATGGATTGTTTATTAATACTTCGGGAATTGGCGTATTAAACAGAGAATATGAACAAAAACCAATCAAAGAAGGAGATAGAGTAATTGTTACTGGAGGCATCGGGGAGCATGGTACAACCATAGCTATACAACGATACGAAATAAAAGTCAAAGGAGATCTTAAGAGTGATTGTATGCCACTCAATAAGGTGATTGAAAAACTTTCAAAATACGCAAATAAAATTAAATTAATGAAAGACCCAACAAGGGGAGGACTGGCCACATCATTAAATGAAGTTGCAGAATTTGCTGGAATGGGAATTCGCTTACTAGAGGAACAGATACCCATAAAAAAAGAAGTTGTTTCTGTTAATCAACTTATTGGACTAGACCCCCTTTACCTAGCATGTGAAGGTCGTATGATATTAGTAGTGGATCAAAATGAATCTAAAAATATATTAAAAGAAATTAGACAATGTGAAGGGTGTAAAGATGCTGCGATAATTGGAAGCTTTGTTAACAGTGGTATTCAATCTATAGTATTTATGGAAACACTTATTGGAGGGAAAAGAATTATAGGACCATTAGAGGGCGTTATGTTACCAAGAATATGCTAA
- a CDS encoding cupin domain-containing protein, which yields MKGMSNMNNYYRSYPYPYYVNTPLYNDYRMYPYPYYNNDPNQCIPLKDYGPQPFVINIEEATKQNNNFRLALWTGDHLQLTLMSINVGEDIGLETHPNLDQFIRIEEGQGLVMMGDSKDHLDFQRRVFDDYAFIIPAGKWHNLINTGNTPLKLYSIYAPPQHPYGTIHPTKEDAEAAE from the coding sequence ATGAAAGGAATGAGTAATATGAATAATTATTATAGATCATATCCATACCCTTACTATGTTAACACACCCTTGTATAATGATTATAGAATGTATCCATATCCTTACTATAATAATGACCCAAATCAATGCATTCCATTGAAGGATTATGGACCCCAGCCCTTTGTAATAAATATTGAAGAAGCTACAAAACAAAACAACAATTTCCGTCTCGCTTTATGGACAGGTGATCATTTACAACTCACCTTGATGAGTATCAATGTTGGAGAAGACATAGGTTTAGAAACTCATCCAAACCTTGATCAATTCATACGTATTGAAGAAGGTCAAGGACTTGTAATGATGGGTGATAGTAAAGATCATTTAGATTTTCAAAGAAGAGTGTTTGATGATTATGCCTTTATTATACCCGCTGGAAAATGGCACAATTTAATCAATACAGGTAATACCCCACTCAAATTATACTCTATTTATGCACCACCTCAGCATCCATATGGCACAATTCATCCAACAAAAGAAGATGCAGAAGCTGCTGAATAG
- a CDS encoding recombinase family protein, giving the protein MFIGYARVSTEDQSLDRQIDQLKEFGCKKIFEEKISGTKTNRIQLEKMIEQLREGDTIVTTDLTRLSRSTKELFRLIDIIEKQGANIKSIKENWVDTTTPQGKFMFTIFAGISQFERDLISQRTKEGLIAARARGRKGGRPKIYSNSKIELAIKMYTSKEYSISEITDATGISKTSLYRFIKSRTTI; this is encoded by the coding sequence ATGTTTATAGGATATGCACGAGTAAGTACGGAAGATCAGAGCTTAGATAGACAGATTGATCAACTAAAAGAGTTTGGTTGCAAAAAAATCTTTGAAGAAAAAATTTCAGGAACTAAGACCAATAGAATACAACTTGAAAAAATGATTGAGCAGCTTCGGGAAGGGGATACAATTGTTACAACCGATTTAACTAGGTTGAGCAGAAGTACAAAGGAATTATTTAGATTAATAGATATTATTGAAAAGCAAGGAGCAAACATTAAATCGATTAAAGAAAATTGGGTTGATACAACTACCCCACAAGGGAAATTCATGTTTACCATATTTGCTGGTATAAGTCAGTTTGAAAGAGATCTTATATCTCAAAGAACTAAGGAAGGACTCATAGCTGCTAGAGCTAGGGGAAGAAAAGGAGGACGACCTAAAATTTATTCGAATTCTAAAATAGAATTAGCTATAAAAATGTATACTTCCAAAGAATATAGTATTTCAGAAATTACAGATGCCACTGGTATTAGCAAAACATCTTTGTATCGGTTTATTAAAAGTAGGACTACTATTTAA
- a CDS encoding Tn3 family transposase: protein MANITETAYPRLRSYITEDELYKIYTHSDEEIKLANSNTNGDLSKICFLATLKCFQRLGYFINITAIPQVIIKHITTYCNAIFNDSILKNYNKSSSKKRHLVIIREYLKITSYGEKTRNLIIKVATEASKTKDNDADIINIILEELIKHRYELPAFSTLVRISRNTRHNVYKSYYKYIYENLSQETIKKIDTFFNVEDKDTYSFWSLLKKETGKPTNKNLKQIILYYQSIKAFKINLSILSIIPDIKVKHFASEAKTLNSAQMKRLEPYKRYTLAICFLKHKLSSILDDFGEMFIKFIKSSQNKAKDKLDEYKLHNSQVTDNLISKLRKILIAYNSKETSDEKIQAIESVMGNKDIDEIIEECDNHNAYSGNNYFHFSWTCLKGKRSILFKLLDSIELYSTTQNKTIEIALEIIKKYKNSNKLDYIPLVKDEVDLSWVTDNWWKLLTGHTTRKIYPAKIDRRHFEACLFYQIMYDLKSGDLCIKHSDVYSDYREQLITWEEYKENISLFGEQVNIPIEGKHFIEFAKEKLLQTASNADKSFIDNQYLRIEKGEPILSKIKRKKDPEILKQIESLLADTLQPVNILDILSDTEQWLNWTKYFGPISGLDSKIDNPIERYIITSFCYGCNLGPTQTSRSLEDINRKQVAWINQKHITEEKLDKANNRIINAYNCFSLPKYWGTGERASADGTKWDLYEKNLVSEYHIRYGGYGGIGYYHVSDLYIALFSNFIPCGVWEGVYILDENIKNESDIRPNTYHADTQGQNTSIFGLSFLLGIKLMPRIRNWKDLTFFKADKTYIYEHIDDIFSNEIDWNLIETYLPDMLRVTLSIKMGKITPSTILKKLSSYSKKNKLYQAFRELGRVERTCFLLQYISDVDLRSTIQKSTNKSEAFNGFTKWLFFGGEGVIAENDRSEQRKVVKYNHLIANCVIFYNVYNMSIAIQELIKKGYLIDSDILSLLSPYINQHINRFGRYSLDKGRATPKLDFNISLL from the coding sequence TTGGCCAATATTACTGAAACTGCTTACCCTAGATTAAGAAGTTATATCACTGAAGATGAATTATATAAAATTTATACACATTCAGATGAAGAAATAAAGTTAGCAAACTCAAATACAAATGGAGACTTATCAAAAATATGCTTTCTAGCAACACTCAAATGTTTTCAGCGATTAGGGTATTTTATTAATATTACAGCTATTCCTCAAGTTATTATAAAACATATTACTACTTATTGTAATGCGATTTTTAATGATAGTATTTTAAAAAACTATAATAAATCAAGTTCTAAAAAAAGACATTTAGTTATAATTAGAGAGTATCTAAAAATAACTTCCTATGGAGAAAAAACACGTAACCTTATAATAAAAGTAGCAACGGAAGCATCAAAAACAAAAGATAATGATGCGGATATTATAAATATAATTCTTGAAGAATTAATAAAACACCGATATGAACTTCCAGCCTTTAGCACATTAGTAAGAATCTCAAGAAATACTAGGCATAATGTATATAAGTCCTATTACAAGTATATCTATGAAAATTTAAGCCAAGAAACTATAAAAAAGATTGATACTTTTTTTAATGTAGAAGATAAAGATACATATTCATTTTGGAGTCTTTTAAAAAAAGAAACTGGAAAACCTACCAATAAAAATTTAAAACAAATAATTCTTTATTATCAAAGTATAAAGGCATTTAAAATAAATTTGTCTATACTTTCTATAATCCCAGATATAAAAGTTAAGCATTTTGCATCTGAAGCAAAAACTTTAAATTCTGCACAAATGAAAAGATTAGAACCATATAAAAGATATACTTTAGCAATTTGTTTTTTAAAACACAAACTTTCTAGTATTCTTGATGATTTTGGTGAAATGTTTATAAAATTTATAAAAAGCTCTCAAAACAAAGCAAAAGATAAACTGGATGAATATAAACTACATAATTCCCAAGTTACGGACAATTTGATATCTAAACTTAGAAAAATATTAATTGCCTATAATAGTAAAGAAACAAGCGATGAAAAAATCCAAGCTATTGAGTCTGTAATGGGTAACAAAGATATTGATGAGATTATTGAAGAATGCGATAACCACAATGCTTACTCCGGTAATAATTACTTTCACTTTTCTTGGACTTGTCTGAAAGGTAAAAGATCGATTCTTTTCAAATTACTTGATTCCATTGAGCTATATTCAACTACCCAAAATAAAACTATTGAAATTGCATTAGAAATAATAAAAAAATATAAAAATTCAAATAAACTTGATTACATTCCCCTTGTTAAAGACGAAGTTGATTTATCATGGGTAACTGATAACTGGTGGAAATTATTAACTGGACATACAACTAGAAAAATTTATCCTGCTAAAATAGATAGAAGGCATTTTGAAGCTTGTTTATTCTATCAAATAATGTATGATCTAAAATCAGGAGATTTATGTATAAAACATAGTGATGTATATTCAGATTATAGAGAGCAATTAATAACGTGGGAAGAATATAAAGAAAATATATCTTTATTTGGAGAACAAGTTAATATTCCTATTGAAGGTAAACATTTTATAGAATTTGCTAAAGAAAAATTATTACAAACGGCATCAAATGCAGATAAATCTTTTATTGACAACCAGTATCTTAGAATTGAAAAAGGAGAACCAATTTTGTCAAAAATTAAAAGAAAAAAAGATCCTGAAATCTTAAAACAAATTGAATCCTTATTGGCAGACACTTTACAACCAGTAAATATTCTTGATATTTTATCTGACACTGAACAATGGCTTAATTGGACAAAATATTTTGGGCCTATTTCAGGGCTTGATTCTAAGATTGATAATCCTATAGAACGGTATATAATCACAAGCTTTTGTTATGGATGTAATCTGGGTCCAACACAAACTTCAAGGTCTTTAGAAGATATAAATAGAAAACAAGTAGCTTGGATCAATCAAAAACACATTACAGAAGAAAAACTAGATAAAGCTAATAATCGTATAATCAATGCTTATAATTGTTTTTCATTACCTAAATACTGGGGAACAGGTGAAAGAGCATCAGCTGATGGTACAAAATGGGATTTATATGAAAAAAATCTTGTTTCTGAATACCATATTCGCTATGGCGGATATGGAGGAATAGGTTATTATCATGTATCGGATCTATATATAGCATTATTTAGTAATTTTATACCATGTGGGGTTTGGGAAGGAGTCTATATATTAGACGAGAATATCAAAAATGAATCTGATATACGTCCTAACACATATCATGCTGATACACAAGGGCAAAACACAAGCATATTTGGACTTTCATTCTTACTTGGAATAAAATTAATGCCTAGAATAAGGAATTGGAAAGATTTAACCTTTTTTAAAGCAGATAAAACGTACATTTATGAACATATAGATGATATTTTTTCAAATGAAATTGATTGGAATCTAATAGAAACATATTTACCGGATATGTTAAGAGTAACACTTTCCATAAAAATGGGAAAAATAACACCATCAACCATTCTAAAAAAATTATCTAGTTATAGTAAGAAAAATAAACTTTATCAAGCCTTTAGAGAACTTGGTAGAGTGGAGAGAACATGCTTTTTGCTTCAATATATATCAGATGTAGACCTTAGAAGCACAATACAGAAATCAACTAATAAAAGTGAAGCATTTAATGGTTTTACTAAGTGGTTATTCTTTGGAGGAGAAGGGGTTATTGCTGAAAATGATAGATCAGAACAAAGAAAAGTAGTTAAATACAATCATTTAATTGCTAATTGTGTAATCTTTTATAATGTTTATAATATGTCTATAGCGATTCAAGAACTTATAAAGAAAGGATATCTCATTGATAGTGATATATTATCCCTTCTTTCCCCATATATAAATCAACATATTAATAGATTTGGTAGATATAGCTTGGATAAAGGGAGAGCTACTCCAAAATTAGATTTTAATATTAGTCTATTATAG
- a CDS encoding staygreen family protein: MNRLNPEKLSVEFRKGVTPTEPIIPRRYTLTHSDITAELFLTIGLGYAYDQTNAMRDEVLGEWIQIGEKYFYNVYLYIDGIFGFYTAATRNSIFRRELPLALEAIRYGDKEFFNIHSKLDHSPIIVYFHSSIPYFNRIENWGTFSNYKLIPNNSSRTDHNNRNKSISSKNN, translated from the coding sequence ATGAATAGATTAAATCCTGAAAAACTTTCAGTGGAATTTAGAAAAGGAGTTACCCCTACAGAACCTATTATACCTAGACGATACACACTTACTCATTCTGATATAACTGCTGAACTTTTTTTGACTATTGGACTAGGATATGCCTATGATCAAACTAATGCTATGAGAGATGAAGTTTTGGGTGAGTGGATTCAAATAGGAGAAAAATACTTTTATAATGTATATCTATATATAGATGGGATATTCGGATTCTATACAGCAGCTACACGAAACTCAATATTTAGACGTGAATTGCCACTTGCTCTAGAAGCTATTCGTTATGGTGATAAAGAATTTTTCAATATTCATTCTAAGTTAGACCATTCTCCTATCATTGTTTATTTTCATTCATCTATTCCGTATTTTAATAGAATAGAAAATTGGGGAACTTTTTCAAACTATAAACTTATACCGAATAATTCATCAAGAACAGACCATAATAATAGAAATAAGTCCATATCATCAAAAAATAATTGA